A window of Juglans regia cultivar Chandler chromosome 7, Walnut 2.0, whole genome shotgun sequence contains these coding sequences:
- the LOC108991240 gene encoding uncharacterized protein LOC108991240, with translation MAEYNKADILGFINLSVLSLGEESDLTSHSNAWHDEPLIDVKGNSHSRTINVLKGLRAAMSEEELKIRSELEMEIERDLEEEIKDGIYRHALRLHRLYQQQNERIAKEGPGFETFQAGQQRKNNQTLLEVNISIRMEGGTKIEIKETKKEAHDHHQEKGRPRTSRSENMQPFLRPVSNGKKLDWVRSLRFNNAGPVAIDRSSKHGSLHQPKTPSKNRCCYDLMNLDLKNGRRICATSALGPPKVRGSVDNKILELGWKN, from the exons ATGGCCGAGTACAACAAAGCAGATATACTTggttttataa ATTTGTCTGTTCTGTCATTAGGGGAGGAATCAGATTTGACTTCTCATAGCAATGCATGGCATGATGAACCATTG ATTGATGTTAAAGGAAATAGCCATTCAAGGACGATTAATGTCCTGAAAGGCCTGAGGGCTGCCATGTCAGAAGAGGAGCTAAAGATTCGCAGTGAACTAGAGATGGAGATAGAAAGAGATTTGGAAGAAGAAATCAAAGATGGAATATACCGTCATGCTCTCAGATTGCACCGACTGTATCAGCAGCAAAATGAAAGAATTGCAAAAGAAGGACCTGGATTTGAAACCTTTCAAGCTGGTcaacaaagaaagaataatCAAACACTTCTTGAAGTGAACATAAGCATAAGAATGGAAGGAGGGaccaaaattgaaataaaagagaCCAAGAAAGAagctcatgatcatcatcaggaGAAGGGTCGGCCTCGGACTTCTAGATCAGAAAACATGCAACCATTTCTGCGGCCGGTTTCTAATGGGAAGAAGCTCGATTGGGTGAGGAGTCTCCGATTCAATAATGCAGGTCCGGTTGCCATTGATAGATCATCAAAACATGGCAGCTTACATCAGCCTAAAACACCAAGCAAAAACCGTTGCTGCTATGATCTCATGAATCTTGACCTTAAAAATGGCAGGAGAATTTGCGCTACTTCTGCCTTGGGGCCGCCCAAGGTCCGTGGAAGTGTTGATAACAAAATACTTGAATTGGGATGGAAAAATTGA
- the LOC108991267 gene encoding zinc-finger homeodomain protein 1-like isoform X2, with product MEFEDQEEHEEEMELAGASYDSLGNSGRVKMQSSGGGGVGGPELAVAQQQKGRPRYRECLKNHAVGIGGHALDGCGEFMPAGVEGTLDALKCAACNCHRNFHRKETDGHPGAAIGSADPYLQLPHHPQFSPFYRTPSGYLHVAPQQHRPLALPSTSGGHSREEQEEDVSNPSGGLGGSLSKKRFRTKFTQEQKDKMLGLAESLGWRIQKHDEAVVQQFCNETGVKRHVLKLCTERKNGGTG from the exons ATGGAGTTCGAGGATCAAGAGGAGCACGAGGAAGAGATGGAGCTGGCCGGCGCGAGCTACGACTCGCTGGGAAACTCGGGTCGCGTAAAAATGCAGAGTTCGGGCGGTGGAGGAGTAGGCGGACCCGAATTAGCCGTTGCACAGCAGCAGAAGGGGAGGCCGAGGTACCGGGAGTGCCTGAAGAATCATGCCGTTGGCATAGGAGGGCACGCGCTCGACGGCTGCGGCGAATTTATGCCCGCCGGAGTGGAAGGAACGCTCGATGCCCTCAAATGCGCCGCCTGCAACTGCCACCGCAACTTCCACCGCAAGGAGACCGATGGACACCCCGGTGCCGCTATCGGTTCTGCTGACCCGTACCTGCAGCTACCACACCACCCTCAATTCTCTCCATTCTATCGGACCCCGTCGGGGTACCTCCACGTAGCTCCGCAGCAGCACAGGCCGCTGGCGCTGCCGTCGACTTCAGGGGGTCATAGCAGGGAAGAACAGGAGGAGGACGTGTCAAATCCAAGTGGGGGATTAGGTGGGTCGTTGTCGAAGAAGAGGTTTAGGACCAAGTTCACACAGGAGCAAAAGGACAAGATGCTGGGGCTGGCGGAGAGTCTGGGGTGGAGGATTCAGAAGCACGACGAGGCCGTGGTGCAGCAGTTCTGTAACGAGACCGGGGTCAAGCGTCACGTTCTCAAG ctgtGCACTGAAAGAAAGAATGGTGGTACGGGATGA
- the LOC108991267 gene encoding zinc-finger homeodomain protein 1-like isoform X1, translated as MEFEDQEEHEEEMELAGASYDSLGNSGRVKMQSSGGGGVGGPELAVAQQQKGRPRYRECLKNHAVGIGGHALDGCGEFMPAGVEGTLDALKCAACNCHRNFHRKETDGHPGAAIGSADPYLQLPHHPQFSPFYRTPSGYLHVAPQQHRPLALPSTSGGHSREEQEEDVSNPSGGLGGSLSKKRFRTKFTQEQKDKMLGLAESLGWRIQKHDEAVVQQFCNETGVKRHVLKVWMHNNKHTLAVH; from the exons ATGGAGTTCGAGGATCAAGAGGAGCACGAGGAAGAGATGGAGCTGGCCGGCGCGAGCTACGACTCGCTGGGAAACTCGGGTCGCGTAAAAATGCAGAGTTCGGGCGGTGGAGGAGTAGGCGGACCCGAATTAGCCGTTGCACAGCAGCAGAAGGGGAGGCCGAGGTACCGGGAGTGCCTGAAGAATCATGCCGTTGGCATAGGAGGGCACGCGCTCGACGGCTGCGGCGAATTTATGCCCGCCGGAGTGGAAGGAACGCTCGATGCCCTCAAATGCGCCGCCTGCAACTGCCACCGCAACTTCCACCGCAAGGAGACCGATGGACACCCCGGTGCCGCTATCGGTTCTGCTGACCCGTACCTGCAGCTACCACACCACCCTCAATTCTCTCCATTCTATCGGACCCCGTCGGGGTACCTCCACGTAGCTCCGCAGCAGCACAGGCCGCTGGCGCTGCCGTCGACTTCAGGGGGTCATAGCAGGGAAGAACAGGAGGAGGACGTGTCAAATCCAAGTGGGGGATTAGGTGGGTCGTTGTCGAAGAAGAGGTTTAGGACCAAGTTCACACAGGAGCAAAAGGACAAGATGCTGGGGCTGGCGGAGAGTCTGGGGTGGAGGATTCAGAAGCACGACGAGGCCGTGGTGCAGCAGTTCTGTAACGAGACCGGGGTCAAGCGTCACGTTCTCAAGGTGTGGATGCACAATAACAAGCACACACTTG ctgtGCACTGA